The Vagococcus penaei genome includes the window TTAGCATCAAAAATTGTTGAAACAGGGTTCAAATTAACTGGAACAGAAATTACACCAATCTTCATTATTCAAAACGATCAAATGTTACCAGAAAAAAAAGAGTACAATCGTGAAGTCAATATTCCTGATATCGTTTTTGAAAATGGCAAAAAAGCTCTACTAAATTCTAAATACACCTTTGACACTTTCGTTATCGGTAAAGGTAATCAAATGGCGCACGCTGCAGCATTAGTTGTTGCAGAAGATCCTGGTGCAACCTATAATCCACTGTTTTTTTATGGAGGAGTGGGCTTAGGAAAGACCCATTTAATGCATGCTATCGGCCATCAAATGTTGACTAATCAACCAAATGCCCGAATAAAATATGTCACTAGTGAATCATTTGCTAACGATTTTATTAACTCGATTCAAAATCGAACATCTGAAGCTTTTCGACAAGAATATCGTAATGTAGATTTACTCTTAGTTGATGATATTCAATTTTTTGCTGATAAAGAGGGGACACAAGAAGAATTTTTCCATACATTCAATACTCTCTATAATGATGGTCGACAAATTGTTCTGACTAGTGATCGTCTACCAAATGAAATTCCAAAATTACAAGAACGCTTAGTATCGCGCTTTGCTTGGGGCCTATCCGTAGATATTACTCCTCCAGACTTAGAAACGCGAATTGCTATTTTACGTAAAAAGGCCAATGCTGAAGGTCTCGAAATTCCAGATGATACACTCAGTTATATTGCTGGTCAAATTGATTCCAATATTCGAGA containing:
- the dnaA gene encoding chromosomal replication initiator protein DnaA, translated to MLNIDYIWKELEDDYRKLLTPPSFNAWIEQATPLSLENNTLTIEVPSSLHKEYWEKNLASKIVETGFKLTGTEITPIFIIQNDQMLPEKKEYNREVNIPDIVFENGKKALLNSKYTFDTFVIGKGNQMAHAAALVVAEDPGATYNPLFFYGGVGLGKTHLMHAIGHQMLTNQPNARIKYVTSESFANDFINSIQNRTSEAFRQEYRNVDLLLVDDIQFFADKEGTQEEFFHTFNTLYNDGRQIVLTSDRLPNEIPKLQERLVSRFAWGLSVDITPPDLETRIAILRKKANAEGLEIPDDTLSYIAGQIDSNIRELEGALVRVQAFATMNGNDITTSLAADALKTLKPASKKKELSILLIQEEVCSYYHLKLKDLKGKKRVKSIVVPRQIAMYLSRELTDNSLPKIGAEFGGKDHTTVIHAHEKIQQLLKTDPTTQKEVAEIKNILTN